The following proteins are encoded in a genomic region of Bacteroidota bacterium:
- a CDS encoding glycosyltransferase, whose translation MKFSIIIPSYNQENYIEATLQNVLLLKNKALEKGIEIEILLYDSESNEAVLKIISKYATQLSKVEIKKDLGQYDAINKGITACSGDYWTWLNTDDTLDIEGFFKLAELVKNNPSIDYIYGGVNYMDAAGNYLKNYKAYSLSLKTLVHKDPAIFQPGSFFKKSFTTKIGLLASYRCCFDYEYILRCMKNGAEFYCCDFALSNFRYYTASKTGSIIPVFIREQLTISKLYGRTFWSFMTWFAHLRLLKHSLFPRK comes from the coding sequence ATGAAATTTTCCATCATCATACCTTCTTACAACCAGGAAAATTATATTGAAGCTACACTTCAAAATGTACTTTTATTGAAAAATAAAGCGCTTGAGAAAGGTATTGAAATTGAAATTTTATTATATGATAGCGAATCGAATGAAGCGGTATTAAAAATTATTTCAAAGTATGCTACCCAGCTTTCTAAGGTGGAAATTAAAAAGGATTTAGGGCAGTACGATGCCATTAACAAAGGAATTACAGCTTGCAGTGGCGATTACTGGACCTGGTTAAACACCGATGACACCTTAGATATTGAAGGTTTTTTTAAACTTGCTGAATTGGTAAAAAATAATCCTTCCATTGATTATATCTATGGTGGAGTAAATTATATGGATGCTGCCGGTAATTACCTTAAAAATTATAAAGCTTATTCACTATCCTTAAAAACCTTGGTGCATAAGGATCCTGCGATTTTTCAACCGGGTTCATTTTTCAAAAAATCATTTACAACTAAAATTGGCTTGCTTGCATCCTATCGTTGTTGTTTCGATTACGAGTATATATTGCGTTGCATGAAAAATGGAGCTGAATTTTATTGTTGTGATTTTGCTTTATCTAACTTTAGGTATTATACTGCTTCAAAAACCGGAAGTATTATTCCTGTTTTTATACGTGAACAATTGACAATTAGTAAACTTTACGGACGAACATTCTGGAGTTTCATGACTTGGTTTGCACATTTGCGATTACTTAAACATTCCTTATTTCCACGCAAATGA
- a CDS encoding glycosyltransferase, with protein sequence MKRILLLSDAGSEHTEKWALGLASKGFEIGLFSITPAAYDWYSNQPNLQFLNSNATNKSGNSFFSKLNYLGLLPQLKRAIKRFNPQIVHAHYASSYGLLARLSGFTPYFISAWGTDVMKFPYRNFIFRKLLIQNLEKASMVFATSETIKSYIAKLTNIQVKIIYFGVDVQQFKPSEKLALFDSDAIVIAAIKPIEPIYCTDILLEAFAILSKKYSNLKLRLLLVGEGSLKEELQAKVEKMGISNQVKFTGRVNFNEIARYFNTADIFVNISEYESFGVSVIEASACEKPVVVTDVGGLKEIVEDQITGFRVPVRDVEKTAWAIEQLLLNTEQRISMGKKGRLKVIEQFDWESNLNKMVKFYTEY encoded by the coding sequence ATGAAACGTATTTTGCTGTTGTCGGATGCTGGTTCAGAACATACCGAAAAATGGGCTTTAGGCTTAGCTTCAAAAGGTTTTGAAATTGGACTATTTAGTATCACTCCGGCAGCTTATGATTGGTACAGTAACCAGCCCAATCTTCAGTTTTTAAATTCCAATGCAACAAATAAAAGTGGTAATTCATTTTTCTCTAAATTAAATTACTTAGGCCTATTACCTCAATTAAAAAGGGCAATAAAAAGATTCAATCCTCAAATTGTACATGCGCACTATGCTAGTAGTTATGGATTGTTAGCTCGCTTATCTGGTTTTACACCTTATTTTATTTCTGCTTGGGGAACAGATGTGATGAAGTTTCCTTATAGAAATTTTATATTCCGAAAATTGCTTATTCAAAATTTAGAAAAAGCTTCTATGGTTTTTGCAACCAGTGAAACTATAAAATCATACATCGCCAAGTTAACTAACATTCAGGTTAAAATTATTTATTTTGGTGTAGATGTTCAGCAATTTAAACCCTCTGAGAAGCTTGCCCTATTTGATTCAGATGCTATTGTAATTGCTGCTATTAAGCCCATTGAACCAATTTACTGCACCGATATACTACTTGAAGCATTTGCTATACTTTCAAAAAAGTACTCCAATTTAAAATTACGCCTATTACTTGTTGGTGAGGGTAGTTTAAAGGAAGAGCTTCAAGCCAAAGTTGAGAAAATGGGCATTTCGAATCAAGTAAAATTTACCGGAAGAGTTAATTTTAATGAAATTGCTAGGTATTTTAATACAGCTGATATATTTGTAAATATTTCGGAATACGAAAGTTTTGGAGTTTCAGTGATCGAAGCATCGGCCTGTGAAAAACCAGTTGTTGTTACTGATGTTGGTGGGTTGAAAGAAATTGTGGAGGATCAAATTACAGGATTCAGAGTCCCGGTGCGTGATGTAGAAAAAACAGCTTGGGCAATTGAGCAATTGTTATTGAATACCGAACAAAGAATAAGCATGGGAAAAAAAGGAAGATTAAAGGTGATAGAGCAATTTGATTGGGAGAGTAATTTAAATAAGATGGTTAAATTTTATACTGAATACTAA
- a CDS encoding GNAT family N-acetyltransferase translates to MKIKLLPDTDLVALAELAVSHGSIFNSAAWLSNYDSSLNVYGIYTNDNKLIGGFHLFTTKLGGLLTHCKNPPFTPHIGLFFVQQSGTKSTALSFEKSIATCLVDFLDSLSFPMLTLAFPYDFTDLQAFIWKKHKVIPNYTYRLNLDQDLDELLKNLSGDKRTSINKAAKDNVKIEFCTDLQEVKRMVENTYTRKAKQLNAGILDKILFQFAKPENSFAFMAHHNNSAAALSFCIHDKTTAYYLLGGYATNNKHQGAGVLALWNCILHAKKLGLKTFDFEGSMIPQVEKYFRGFGGDLIPYFTVNKANILLETGLKFIKRETF, encoded by the coding sequence GTGAAAATTAAATTGTTGCCTGATACAGATCTTGTTGCTTTAGCTGAACTTGCAGTTTCGCATGGTAGTATTTTTAATAGTGCAGCATGGTTATCAAACTACGATTCATCACTAAATGTGTATGGGATTTATACAAACGATAACAAACTTATTGGCGGCTTTCATTTATTTACTACCAAACTTGGGGGACTCTTGACACATTGCAAAAACCCTCCATTTACGCCGCATATAGGACTTTTCTTCGTACAACAAAGTGGCACAAAATCAACAGCATTAAGTTTTGAAAAGAGCATTGCTACTTGTTTGGTTGATTTTTTAGATAGTCTTTCCTTTCCAATGCTAACCCTTGCATTTCCTTATGATTTCACCGATCTGCAAGCTTTTATTTGGAAAAAACACAAAGTGATTCCAAACTATACTTACCGCTTAAATTTAGATCAGGATTTAGATGAACTACTTAAAAATTTATCCGGCGATAAGCGCACCAGTATAAATAAAGCGGCAAAAGACAATGTTAAAATTGAATTTTGTACTGATTTGCAAGAAGTGAAACGCATGGTTGAAAATACCTATACACGGAAGGCCAAACAATTAAACGCAGGTATTTTAGATAAAATTCTTTTTCAGTTTGCGAAGCCGGAAAATAGTTTTGCATTTATGGCTCATCATAACAATAGTGCGGCTGCTTTAAGTTTTTGTATACACGATAAAACAACAGCCTATTATTTACTTGGAGGATATGCTACAAACAATAAACATCAAGGCGCAGGAGTTTTGGCATTATGGAATTGTATTTTACATGCAAAAAAATTGGGATTAAAAACCTTCGACTTTGAAGGCTCTATGATACCACAGGTTGAAAAATATTTTAGAGGATTTGGCGGTGATTTAATTCCATATTTTACGGTTAACAAAGCAAATATATTGTTAGAAACAGGACTTAAATTTATAAAACGAGAAACCTTTTAG